The following coding sequences lie in one Myxococcus xanthus genomic window:
- the ung gene encoding uracil-DNA glycosylase gives MLAEGLPEDWKQELRAALASPSFHELERFVEAERREATVFPSEEDLFSAFRLTPYEDVRVLLLGQDPYHGPGQAHGLAFSVKPGVAPPPSLVNMFKELESDVGVPRPKDGSLIPWARQGVLLLNAVLTVRQAKPNSHAGHGWEDFTDAVIRAVSAKDDPVVFLLWGRYAQKKKKLIDSKRHVVIEGTHPSPLSASNGFFGSRPFSAVNAALESHGRPPIDWRLSA, from the coding sequence GTGCTCGCGGAAGGGCTGCCGGAAGACTGGAAGCAGGAACTGCGCGCGGCGCTGGCGTCGCCGTCGTTCCATGAGCTGGAGCGCTTCGTCGAAGCGGAGCGGCGGGAGGCCACCGTCTTTCCGTCGGAGGAGGACCTCTTCTCCGCCTTCCGGCTCACGCCCTATGAAGACGTGCGGGTGTTGCTGCTGGGCCAGGACCCCTACCACGGGCCGGGACAGGCGCATGGGCTGGCCTTCTCGGTGAAGCCGGGGGTGGCGCCGCCGCCCTCGCTGGTGAACATGTTCAAGGAGCTGGAGAGCGACGTGGGCGTGCCCCGCCCGAAGGACGGCTCTCTGATTCCCTGGGCCCGGCAGGGTGTGCTGCTGCTCAACGCGGTGCTGACGGTGCGGCAGGCGAAGCCCAACAGCCACGCGGGGCACGGCTGGGAGGACTTCACGGACGCCGTCATCCGCGCGGTGAGCGCCAAGGACGACCCGGTGGTGTTCCTGCTGTGGGGCCGCTACGCGCAGAAGAAGAAGAAGCTCATCGATTCGAAGCGGCACGTCGTCATCGAGGGCACACACCCCTCGCCGCTGTCGGCCAGCAATGGCTTCTTCGGCAGCCGTCCCTTCAGCGCGGTGAATGCGGCGCTGGAGTCCCACGGCCGTCCGCCCATCGACTGGCGCCTGTCCGCCTGA
- a CDS encoding M24 family metallopeptidase — MTRVRHALLSALLLAAPIASAAPADPIASQDAWPRIRKERIQKLLPQAMARANVDAWVVICRENDNDPLAIHVGCENAGGTAAFLFLKQGAAVRGVALSPEGEATALRDVAPLDEVVPLPRGTNLYAQVASRLAAAKPKRIAVNSSTSVTVADGLSATQRAALEKALTPALRKKLVSSEDLVSEWLSVKLPEEVDILRKAAALTSQMEVEAYRAVVPGKTRDVDVARFLRKRMAELGVGDAWAPDQNPNVQSGPTRGHSHATERVIQPGDFIQTDFGIRVGGMWVTDIQRFAYVLAPGETQPPKEALEKWEKGKKGSRTALATLKPGVRGWDVDKAQRDWMREAGSAPVMWGTGHPVGYWAHDVGPALSGAQQGKPAAGQAARIVRPGQVFAFDGFFAWPDGGEGEQRIIAVEEMAVVTETGAEYLIPPQEDLVLIPSPGPSRPVP; from the coding sequence ATGACTCGCGTCCGGCACGCCCTGCTCTCCGCCCTGCTCCTCGCCGCCCCCATCGCCAGCGCCGCGCCCGCCGACCCCATCGCGTCCCAGGACGCCTGGCCCCGCATCCGCAAGGAGCGCATCCAGAAGCTGCTGCCCCAGGCCATGGCCCGCGCCAACGTGGACGCGTGGGTGGTCATCTGCCGGGAGAACGACAACGACCCGCTGGCCATCCACGTCGGCTGTGAGAACGCCGGAGGCACCGCCGCCTTCCTGTTCCTCAAGCAGGGCGCGGCCGTGCGCGGCGTGGCCCTGTCACCGGAAGGCGAGGCCACCGCGCTCCGCGACGTGGCGCCGCTCGACGAGGTGGTGCCGCTGCCGCGCGGCACGAATCTCTACGCACAGGTGGCCTCGCGGCTGGCGGCGGCGAAGCCGAAGCGCATCGCCGTCAATTCGTCCACGTCGGTGACGGTGGCGGATGGCCTGTCCGCCACGCAGCGCGCCGCGCTGGAGAAGGCCCTGACGCCCGCGCTGCGCAAGAAGCTGGTGTCCTCCGAGGACCTCGTCTCCGAGTGGCTCTCCGTGAAGCTGCCCGAGGAGGTGGACATCCTCCGCAAGGCCGCCGCGCTGACGTCCCAGATGGAGGTGGAGGCCTACCGCGCGGTGGTGCCGGGCAAGACGCGCGACGTGGATGTGGCCCGCTTCCTCCGCAAGCGCATGGCGGAGCTGGGCGTGGGCGACGCCTGGGCGCCGGACCAGAATCCCAACGTCCAGAGCGGCCCCACGCGCGGGCACTCCCACGCCACCGAGCGCGTCATCCAGCCGGGTGACTTCATCCAGACGGACTTCGGCATCCGCGTGGGCGGCATGTGGGTGACGGACATCCAGCGCTTCGCCTACGTGCTGGCGCCGGGCGAGACGCAACCGCCCAAGGAGGCCCTGGAGAAGTGGGAGAAGGGCAAGAAGGGCAGCCGGACTGCATTGGCCACCCTGAAACCCGGCGTGCGCGGCTGGGACGTGGACAAGGCCCAGCGCGACTGGATGCGGGAAGCCGGCTCCGCGCCCGTCATGTGGGGAACGGGGCACCCGGTGGGCTACTGGGCGCATGACGTGGGCCCGGCGCTCTCCGGCGCGCAGCAGGGCAAGCCCGCGGCGGGCCAGGCGGCGCGAATCGTCCGGCCCGGGCAGGTCTTCGCCTTCGACGGGTTCTTCGCGTGGCCGGACGGCGGAGAGGGCGAGCAGCGCATCATCGCCGTGGAGGAGATGGCCGTCGTCACCGAGACGGGTGCGGAATACCTCATCCCACCCCAGGAGGATTTGGTGCTCATCCCCTCCCCGGGTCCATCCCGCCCCGTGCCGTGA
- a CDS encoding response regulator, producing the protein MQNVLVIDDDAFVLSVVRDILQSAGYEVVTVQSPAEAFNLDLSSVSAILCDYNMPDMNGSDVLTVMRELKDCRVPFIFLTGHEDLDDLVSVAIRYGAELLPKPIQPVELVRLLVKQLASAA; encoded by the coding sequence ATGCAGAACGTGCTGGTGATTGACGACGACGCCTTCGTGCTCTCGGTGGTGAGGGACATCCTCCAGAGCGCGGGCTACGAAGTCGTGACGGTGCAGTCACCCGCAGAGGCGTTCAACCTGGACCTGTCCAGCGTCTCCGCCATCCTCTGCGACTACAACATGCCGGACATGAACGGCTCCGACGTGCTCACGGTGATGCGTGAGCTGAAGGACTGCCGGGTGCCGTTCATCTTCCTCACCGGACACGAGGACCTGGATGACCTCGTGTCCGTGGCCATCCGCTACGGCGCGGAGCTGCTGCCCAAGCCCATCCAGCCCGTGGAGCTGGTGCGACTGCTGGTCAAACAGCTCGCCTCGGCGGCCTGA
- a CDS encoding CpaF family protein → MTMYTESLRAFLKPVLPYMDDEAVSEIMINGPTDIWIERKGRLTKVDASFTDEGLLGAARNMAQFVGRMLNEERPRLDARLPDGSRIHVVIPPIARKGTTISIRKFFKEKLTVQSLMKFGSLTPQMARLIEAGIATKLNMLVAGGTGSGKTTLLNIVSSLIPDEERILTIEDSAELQLNQSHVVPFESRPPDKFGKGAVDMGDLLHSALRLRPDRIVVGEVRGGEAFHLMQAMNTGHGGSLATTHANTPTDTLRRIESLCLMSGVDLPMVAVRAQVASAINFIICCERLHDGSRKTIALSEVLPLNEKGDYRTQDIFVFTPVTKDEDDHILGYHAPTGIIPNFVSKARAYGFHDLDESFFDPATYGLPPPPTFHAGESYTVRWAPSLKHREEGRPDPAHFKKEWADFEQRLKQDARDAKAGKAAAPPPPPPAPAVQVQVPASHPTPPPSARVRPPEPPPAVKPATPVARPAAAAPPRPPPAMDDDATPPPTRNPFAEAAEETRTAIPTEAKVEVSEDLLAEDDGPSTVPPRRPPPFTPPSRAPSPNLATGARPAVGARRPPPSRPATESDEDDDGTQGSNGGSEKTQIRPAPSERPRR, encoded by the coding sequence ATGACGATGTACACCGAGTCACTCCGCGCGTTCCTCAAGCCCGTCCTGCCCTACATGGATGACGAGGCCGTGTCGGAAATCATGATCAACGGCCCGACCGACATCTGGATTGAGCGCAAGGGCCGGCTCACGAAAGTGGATGCATCGTTCACCGACGAAGGCCTGCTCGGCGCCGCGCGCAACATGGCGCAGTTCGTCGGCCGCATGCTCAACGAAGAGCGCCCCCGCCTGGACGCGCGCCTTCCGGATGGCAGCCGCATCCACGTGGTGATTCCGCCCATCGCGCGCAAGGGCACCACCATCTCCATCCGCAAGTTCTTCAAGGAGAAGCTGACGGTCCAATCCTTGATGAAGTTCGGGTCGCTCACGCCGCAGATGGCGCGCCTCATCGAAGCGGGCATCGCCACCAAGCTCAACATGCTGGTGGCCGGCGGCACGGGCTCCGGCAAGACGACGCTGCTCAACATCGTGTCGTCGCTCATCCCGGATGAGGAGCGCATCCTCACCATCGAGGACTCGGCCGAGCTCCAGCTCAATCAGTCCCACGTCGTGCCCTTCGAAAGCCGGCCGCCCGACAAGTTCGGCAAGGGTGCGGTGGACATGGGTGATTTGCTCCACTCCGCGCTGCGTCTGCGCCCCGACCGCATCGTCGTCGGTGAGGTGCGCGGCGGCGAGGCCTTCCACCTCATGCAGGCCATGAACACCGGCCACGGCGGCTCGCTGGCCACCACGCACGCCAACACGCCCACGGACACGCTGCGCCGCATCGAGTCGCTGTGCCTCATGTCCGGCGTGGACCTGCCCATGGTGGCCGTGCGCGCCCAGGTGGCCAGCGCCATCAACTTCATCATCTGCTGCGAGCGCCTCCACGACGGCAGCCGCAAGACGATTGCCCTGTCGGAGGTGCTGCCCCTCAACGAGAAGGGCGACTACCGCACCCAGGACATCTTCGTCTTCACGCCCGTCACCAAGGATGAGGACGACCACATCCTGGGCTACCACGCGCCCACCGGCATCATCCCCAACTTCGTCAGCAAGGCGCGCGCGTACGGCTTCCACGACCTGGACGAGTCCTTCTTCGACCCGGCCACCTACGGCCTGCCGCCGCCGCCCACCTTCCACGCGGGTGAGTCGTACACCGTGCGATGGGCCCCGTCGCTCAAGCACCGCGAGGAGGGGCGTCCGGACCCCGCCCACTTCAAGAAGGAGTGGGCCGACTTCGAGCAGCGCCTCAAGCAGGACGCCCGCGACGCGAAGGCCGGCAAGGCCGCCGCCCCGCCGCCTCCGCCTCCCGCGCCAGCCGTGCAGGTGCAGGTGCCCGCCAGTCACCCCACCCCGCCGCCCTCGGCGCGCGTCCGGCCGCCGGAGCCTCCGCCGGCCGTGAAGCCCGCGACGCCCGTGGCCCGGCCCGCAGCCGCCGCGCCGCCGCGCCCGCCGCCCGCCATGGACGACGACGCGACGCCGCCGCCCACACGCAACCCCTTCGCGGAGGCCGCCGAGGAGACGCGCACCGCCATCCCCACCGAGGCCAAGGTCGAGGTCTCCGAGGACCTGCTCGCGGAGGATGACGGCCCCAGCACGGTGCCTCCGCGCCGGCCGCCGCCCTTCACCCCGCCTTCGCGGGCGCCCTCGCCCAACCTGGCCACCGGCGCACGCCCGGCCGTGGGCGCGCGCCGCCCGCCGCCGTCCCGCCCCGCGACGGAGTCCGATGAAGACGACGACGGCACCCAGGGCTCGAATGGCGGCTCCGAGAAGACCCAGATTCGCCCGGCCCCGTCGGAGCGGCCCCGGCGCTGA
- a CDS encoding serine/threonine-protein kinase, whose protein sequence is MASELICDTCGLAVPADTTVCPRDGTVVLSSFDVPPREEPNVVVQASEPPPPAAVQRDPLIGLKLGEYELRSRIGVGGMGLVYEGIQPLIGKRVAVKVLRPELAHSTEQVERLLAEARAVNAIRHRGIIDIFGFGQVPDGRQYIVMEYLEGQALDAVLTEKNRLPVQEALALLDEVLAALAAAHGAGVVHRDLKPSNIFLVQQPDGSRYVKVLDFGLAKRGQGPTGRTAQTRTDMVVGTPEYMAPEQARGQEVGPMTDLYALGVVTFEIVTGRLPFVGSSPVDLLMKHVEARPPRPSEFVSDLPPALDAFILQMLTKDPETRPNSADALRQQLHKLRRTLRASTRSNPSALAPGFEKSAAAAEADARRPTTPVPVPPELNTELTSQELRAAGVRGPLRKHLPLVGAVSFAVLLLAGAAAVVIRGAKAPALVPPSITPQQAAAPEQAAAVTPPPAEPEQAPVEEVPLQPLVAAAVAPAPPDGVERPPPAPRAEDTRVAPPRPLKASAPTLEDILQSIDRLERRVDRLETSGKIDAPKANAARNLLAKYRDDARADTSAHARIDLLKKVTGVAGMIR, encoded by the coding sequence ATGGCTTCCGAGTTGATCTGCGATACCTGCGGCCTGGCCGTACCTGCCGACACCACCGTGTGCCCACGCGATGGGACGGTGGTGCTGTCGTCGTTCGACGTGCCCCCGCGCGAGGAGCCGAACGTGGTGGTGCAGGCCTCAGAGCCTCCCCCGCCCGCGGCCGTGCAGAGGGACCCGCTCATCGGATTGAAGCTGGGCGAGTACGAGCTGCGCTCGCGCATCGGCGTGGGCGGCATGGGGCTGGTGTACGAAGGCATCCAGCCGCTCATCGGCAAGCGCGTGGCGGTGAAGGTGCTGCGCCCGGAGCTGGCTCACTCCACCGAGCAGGTGGAGCGGCTGCTGGCGGAGGCCCGCGCCGTCAACGCCATCCGTCACCGGGGCATCATCGACATCTTCGGCTTCGGCCAGGTGCCGGACGGCCGGCAGTACATCGTCATGGAGTACCTGGAGGGCCAGGCGCTCGACGCGGTGCTGACGGAGAAGAACCGGCTGCCGGTGCAGGAGGCACTGGCGCTGCTCGACGAGGTGCTGGCCGCGCTGGCAGCCGCGCACGGCGCGGGCGTGGTGCACCGCGACCTCAAGCCGAGCAACATCTTCCTGGTGCAGCAGCCGGACGGCTCGCGCTACGTGAAGGTGCTGGACTTCGGGCTCGCCAAGCGAGGCCAGGGCCCCACCGGCCGCACCGCGCAGACGCGCACGGACATGGTGGTGGGCACGCCGGAGTACATGGCGCCGGAGCAGGCGCGCGGCCAGGAAGTGGGTCCGATGACGGACCTCTACGCCCTGGGCGTCGTCACCTTCGAAATCGTCACCGGCCGCCTGCCCTTCGTGGGCAGCTCGCCGGTGGACCTGCTGATGAAGCACGTGGAGGCGCGGCCGCCTCGCCCGTCGGAGTTCGTCTCCGATTTGCCGCCCGCGCTGGACGCCTTCATCTTGCAGATGCTCACCAAGGACCCGGAGACGCGCCCCAACTCCGCGGACGCGCTGCGGCAGCAACTCCACAAGCTGCGCCGCACCCTGCGGGCCTCCACGCGCTCCAATCCCAGCGCGCTCGCGCCCGGCTTCGAGAAGTCCGCCGCGGCGGCGGAAGCGGACGCGCGCCGTCCCACCACGCCGGTGCCGGTGCCCCCGGAGCTGAACACCGAGCTGACCTCGCAGGAGCTGCGCGCCGCGGGCGTCCGAGGCCCGCTGCGCAAACACCTGCCGCTGGTGGGTGCCGTGAGCTTCGCCGTGCTGCTGCTCGCGGGCGCCGCCGCGGTCGTCATCCGCGGCGCGAAGGCCCCCGCGCTCGTGCCGCCGTCCATCACGCCACAGCAAGCCGCGGCGCCGGAGCAGGCCGCTGCGGTCACCCCGCCTCCCGCCGAGCCAGAGCAGGCGCCCGTGGAGGAAGTGCCGCTTCAGCCCCTGGTCGCCGCCGCCGTCGCGCCGGCTCCGCCGGACGGTGTGGAGCGTCCGCCGCCGGCCCCGCGCGCCGAGGACACCCGCGTCGCGCCGCCCCGGCCCCTGAAGGCCTCCGCCCCCACGCTGGAGGACATCCTCCAGAGCATCGACCGGCTGGAGCGCCGGGTGGACCGGCTGGAGACGAGCGGGAAGATTGACGCCCCCAAGGCCAACGCCGCGCGCAACCTCCTGGCGAAGTACCGCGACGACGCGCGGGCCGACACCAGCGCCCACGCCCGCATCGACCTGCTCAAGAAGGTGACGGGCGTGGCGGGGATGATTCGCTGA
- a CDS encoding transglycosylase domain-containing protein encodes MLGLAGVVIPLTYLYTASKLPPLESEFDVEKQLKHSIEGERMSLRAGQSQRNPRPITFVRPDFSKLPKDLVALYIRHLECPRYFQTPREDGPAWAWRLFLGATVGTSPPGDGACERVLAMRIAAALGIEGTRERSVAAHRIHTFMQKDQLIAYDLSIIYFERGIVGVEDAALALFGRELSELKLEELAELQLALPPYSDYYGIKICKNPTVLRQDRNRLLEDLAAWRLVSEDRARNAMAQPLTCAR; translated from the coding sequence GCCGGCGTGGTGATTCCGCTGACGTACCTCTACACGGCGAGCAAGCTGCCGCCGCTGGAGAGCGAATTCGACGTGGAGAAGCAGCTCAAGCACAGCATCGAAGGCGAGCGGATGAGCCTTCGGGCGGGGCAGTCCCAGCGCAACCCGCGTCCCATCACCTTCGTGCGGCCGGACTTCTCCAAGCTGCCCAAGGACCTGGTGGCCCTCTACATCCGCCACCTGGAGTGCCCCCGGTACTTCCAGACGCCGCGAGAAGATGGGCCCGCGTGGGCCTGGCGTCTGTTCCTGGGCGCCACCGTGGGCACGTCGCCGCCGGGAGACGGGGCCTGTGAGCGCGTCCTGGCCATGCGCATCGCCGCCGCGCTGGGCATCGAGGGTACGCGTGAAAGGTCGGTGGCCGCGCACCGCATCCACACCTTCATGCAGAAGGACCAGCTCATCGCGTACGACCTGTCCATCATCTACTTCGAGCGCGGCATCGTCGGCGTGGAGGACGCGGCCCTGGCGCTCTTCGGCCGAGAGCTGAGCGAGTTGAAGCTGGAGGAACTCGCCGAACTGCAACTGGCCCTGCCGCCGTACTCCGACTACTACGGCATCAAGATTTGCAAGAACCCCACGGTGCTCCGGCAGGACCGCAACCGGCTGTTGGAGGACCTGGCGGCGTGGCGGCTGGTGAGCGAGGACCGCGCGCGCAACGCCATGGCCCAGCCGCTGACCTGCGCGCGCTGA
- a CDS encoding acyl-CoA thioesterase has translation MTAAFLAATTPEPLSPNRYGIRFTAPWYQGKGAYGGIVAGATLRALEHTLAQAQQPGRPVRTLTVHFCAPAVEGEAEIQTRIERTGRLVTHATARIESAAGVLCVATATFGTSRGGVTEYFDVKRPVVPPPHEVPAVPDDVPMPTFCSFFEYRFCVGSAPYSGADVAETGGWIRPKDSLVLDAPLCVGLMDAYPPSVLSRVDGFHAAASVDFTVHFFHDLPRPGLREDAYFLRTGRSRQAAEGYSEDFQQLWTQEGELLAQCRQLVAVLG, from the coding sequence ATGACCGCTGCCTTCCTCGCCGCCACCACCCCCGAGCCGCTCTCTCCCAACCGCTACGGCATCCGCTTCACCGCGCCCTGGTACCAGGGCAAGGGCGCCTATGGCGGCATCGTCGCGGGGGCGACGCTGCGCGCGTTGGAGCACACCCTGGCGCAGGCCCAGCAGCCGGGCCGTCCCGTGCGCACGCTCACCGTGCACTTCTGCGCGCCCGCGGTGGAGGGGGAGGCGGAAATCCAGACGCGCATCGAACGGACGGGGCGGCTCGTCACGCACGCGACGGCGCGCATCGAGAGCGCCGCGGGTGTGCTGTGCGTGGCCACCGCCACGTTCGGCACCTCGCGCGGTGGCGTGACGGAGTACTTCGACGTCAAGCGCCCCGTCGTCCCGCCGCCGCACGAGGTGCCCGCGGTGCCGGATGACGTGCCCATGCCCACCTTCTGCAGCTTCTTCGAGTACCGCTTCTGCGTGGGCTCGGCGCCGTACTCCGGCGCGGACGTGGCGGAGACGGGCGGGTGGATTCGTCCCAAGGACTCGCTGGTGCTGGACGCGCCGCTGTGTGTGGGGCTGATGGACGCCTATCCGCCGTCGGTGCTCTCGCGGGTGGATGGTTTCCACGCGGCGGCGAGCGTGGACTTCACGGTGCACTTCTTCCACGACCTGCCACGGCCCGGCCTGCGCGAGGACGCCTACTTCCTGCGTACGGGGCGCTCACGGCAGGCGGCGGAGGGTTACTCGGAGGACTTCCAGCAGCTGTGGACCCAGGAGGGCGAACTGCTGGCTCAGTGCCGCCAACTGGTGGCGGTGTTGGGGTAG
- a CDS encoding tetratricopeptide repeat protein: protein MAKSTSQKRPSKAKKPAASKAKAKKAAAPKKAASRTSAAPRRASAPVSEPTVETPRPPVLEAEPVLADEPTSGRPGPKALPSGEPAGRVLPFEIDPKRMEEGLRKLQGEMVHWANKGRYTRVRFKFRGKQLLPDLPLAAVVAAEGLTFYWGGILRVLIANVVGGSVFQVELVNDAEKRVQAGKEALLSGDVDQALVLFREAVAMDRDLPSAHLNVGVALKLKGDREGALEAFEKAKERDPEGPVGAEAERLAAPLRPQG from the coding sequence ATGGCCAAGAGCACGTCCCAGAAGCGTCCGTCGAAGGCGAAGAAGCCCGCCGCGTCGAAGGCGAAGGCGAAGAAGGCCGCTGCCCCGAAGAAGGCCGCATCGAGGACGAGCGCCGCGCCCCGTCGCGCCAGCGCGCCGGTGTCTGAGCCCACCGTCGAAACCCCTCGGCCCCCCGTGCTGGAAGCCGAGCCCGTCCTCGCCGACGAGCCCACCTCCGGACGCCCGGGCCCCAAGGCGCTCCCGTCCGGCGAGCCCGCGGGCCGGGTGCTGCCCTTCGAAATCGACCCCAAGCGCATGGAAGAAGGGCTGCGCAAGCTCCAGGGGGAGATGGTCCACTGGGCCAACAAGGGCCGCTACACGCGGGTGCGTTTCAAGTTCCGGGGCAAGCAGCTGCTTCCGGACCTGCCGCTGGCCGCCGTGGTGGCCGCGGAGGGACTCACGTTCTACTGGGGCGGCATCCTGCGCGTGCTCATCGCCAACGTGGTGGGCGGCAGCGTGTTCCAGGTAGAACTCGTGAATGACGCGGAGAAGCGCGTCCAGGCGGGCAAGGAGGCCCTGCTGTCGGGAGACGTGGACCAGGCGCTGGTGCTCTTCCGGGAAGCCGTGGCCATGGACCGTGACTTGCCCTCCGCGCACCTCAATGTGGGCGTGGCCCTGAAGCTCAAGGGCGACCGGGAAGGGGCCTTGGAGGCGTTCGAAAAAGCGAAGGAAAGGGACCCGGAAGGACCGGTAGGGGCCGAAGCAGAGCGCCTAGCCGCTCCCCTGCGTCCGCAGGGCTGA
- a CDS encoding DUF1565 domain-containing protein, translating to MRKTRMLGATGTALVAALGAGACYDFDGARQRCSDEGRCEPNVAACTPAPGEDLPDDAFADTDCDGVDGQADAGLFIDPMDGDDDAGVGTRQAPLRTVGRALTMLRELDGGPRHLFLAGGAYDEAGLVLDVPVSLHGGYAGRSGGWRRAANRVAMFDAGTLGLTVRGLQDAGVLMEYVQVSAATATGPGEPSIAVRMVDSSGVRLRHVTLAAGAGGQGAPGEAGDAGLGGPDGGEGQSGGDGNSDTGMGGTPVSITCPDGIAPTGGLGVIGSGNGSPGRDGGTGGPGETGGAGGAGGDAPDAACSGRECVCNPSSGEQGQGGTEGGPGAPGGGGAGMGVLRDGTWTAEQQGEPGGGGTTGSGGGGGGSGGSCRIDNVSVAGGGGSGAGGTGGCGGAGGGGGGGGGASISLLLIGSQAAMEEGSVLRTLGGGPGGEGGEGGTGGPGGEGGHGGNGGHVVRDGGVVDGGVIIHRTTGGAGGAGGPGGGGGGGGGGGGGGGGPSVGVWCGPGATVRYTDGGVTFQVGPGGRGGSGPGLEGSAGEQLPEFDCVSANP from the coding sequence ATGCGGAAGACCAGGATGCTCGGCGCCACGGGCACGGCGCTCGTGGCGGCGCTCGGTGCGGGCGCGTGCTACGACTTCGACGGTGCGCGGCAGCGCTGCAGCGACGAGGGACGCTGTGAGCCCAACGTCGCCGCCTGTACCCCCGCCCCCGGCGAGGACCTTCCCGACGACGCCTTCGCCGATACCGACTGTGACGGCGTGGATGGCCAAGCGGACGCGGGGCTCTTCATCGACCCCATGGACGGGGATGACGACGCGGGCGTGGGCACCCGGCAGGCGCCGCTGCGCACCGTGGGCCGCGCGCTGACGATGCTGCGCGAACTGGACGGCGGCCCGCGCCACCTGTTCCTCGCGGGCGGCGCCTACGACGAGGCGGGCCTGGTGCTGGACGTCCCCGTCTCGCTGCACGGCGGCTATGCCGGACGCAGTGGCGGTTGGCGCCGCGCCGCGAACCGCGTGGCCATGTTCGACGCCGGCACGCTGGGGTTGACGGTGCGGGGACTCCAGGACGCGGGTGTGCTGATGGAGTACGTGCAGGTCAGCGCCGCCACCGCGACCGGCCCCGGTGAGCCCTCCATCGCCGTGCGCATGGTGGACTCCTCCGGGGTCCGTCTGCGTCACGTCACCCTGGCCGCGGGCGCGGGGGGCCAGGGCGCTCCCGGCGAGGCGGGGGACGCGGGCCTGGGCGGCCCCGACGGAGGCGAAGGGCAGAGCGGAGGCGACGGCAACTCCGATACGGGCATGGGCGGGACGCCTGTCTCCATCACCTGCCCGGATGGCATCGCGCCCACGGGCGGCTTGGGTGTGATTGGCAGCGGCAACGGCTCTCCTGGACGGGATGGCGGCACGGGCGGGCCCGGCGAGACGGGCGGCGCGGGCGGCGCGGGCGGTGATGCACCGGACGCCGCGTGCTCCGGGCGTGAGTGCGTCTGCAACCCCTCCTCGGGCGAGCAAGGCCAGGGCGGCACGGAAGGAGGCCCCGGCGCACCGGGTGGCGGCGGCGCGGGCATGGGCGTGCTGCGCGACGGGACATGGACCGCCGAACAGCAAGGCGAGCCCGGCGGCGGCGGCACGACGGGCTCCGGCGGTGGCGGCGGCGGGTCTGGTGGAAGCTGCAGAATCGACAACGTGAGCGTCGCTGGCGGCGGTGGCAGTGGCGCGGGCGGAACGGGCGGCTGTGGTGGTGCGGGCGGCGGCGGCGGTGGCGGTGGCGGCGCGTCCATCTCCCTGCTGCTCATCGGTTCCCAGGCGGCCATGGAGGAAGGCAGCGTGTTGCGCACGCTCGGTGGAGGCCCGGGTGGCGAGGGTGGCGAAGGCGGTACCGGAGGCCCCGGAGGCGAAGGCGGGCACGGCGGCAACGGCGGCCATGTCGTGCGGGACGGAGGCGTCGTCGACGGAGGCGTCATCATCCACCGGACGACCGGCGGCGCGGGCGGCGCGGGCGGTCCCGGCGGCGGGGGTGGCGGTGGGGGTGGCGGGGGTGGCGGGGGTGGCGGGCCCTCGGTGGGTGTGTGGTGTGGCCCGGGCGCGACGGTCCGCTACACGGATGGCGGCGTTACCTTCCAGGTCGGTCCGGGCGGTCGGGGCGGCTCCGGCCCCGGGCTCGAAGGAAGCGCGGGCGAGCAACTGCCGGAATTCGACTGCGTCAGTGCCAACCCGTAG